The following are encoded in a window of Bacillus xiapuensis genomic DNA:
- a CDS encoding CoA-binding protein codes for MIENPSREEIGKILKQAKTIAVVGLSNNPERTSYMVSEAMQKAGYRIIPVNPTIDEVLGERAFSSLADIEEKVDIVNIFRRPEYLPEIAKEFVQIDCDVFWAQLGIENEEAYKFLKERGKTVIMNRCIKVEHSLSPKN; via the coding sequence ATGATTGAAAATCCATCAAGAGAAGAAATCGGAAAAATCCTGAAACAAGCGAAAACGATTGCGGTTGTAGGTTTAAGCAACAATCCGGAAAGAACGAGTTATATGGTATCCGAAGCGATGCAAAAAGCGGGGTATAGAATCATTCCTGTTAACCCGACGATAGACGAAGTGCTTGGTGAAAGAGCATTCAGCTCGCTCGCAGATATTGAAGAAAAGGTGGACATCGTTAACATTTTCCGCCGCCCGGAATATCTCCCTGAAATCGCGAAAGAGTTTGTGCAAATAGATTGTGACGTTTTTTGGGCTCAGCTGGGGATTGAAAACGAAGAAGCCTATAAATTTTTAAAGGAGAGAGGGAAGACTGTGATCATGAATCGCTGCATTAAGGTGGAGCATAGTCTAAGCCCCAAAAACTAA
- a CDS encoding M20 family metallopeptidase — MIDYIKKHKDEMISLLEQLVNTDSNSYDKAGVDKISRLLKRKFEEIGMHVTVHRQVEQGDHLEIKADRDCDPKILIIAHMDTVFPKGEAAKRPFKIIDDKAYGPGVNDEKASHVQVLYAMKALKASGSEALKNVHIIFNSDEEIGSLSSKALIEEAAAGKDYSLVVECGRPHDGVVTERKGVGRFMMDVHGKSAHSGVEPEIGRSAIEELAHKVIRLQQLNDYKQGLTVNVGLISGGTSVNTVAPEASAQIDVRVKDKEQALDVTKEINDIASEESISGTRTDISGSIGRPPMEKTKKTDELLQIIQTTGKKLGYQIQEVSTGGGSDAAYTASKGIPTIDGMGPIGEYSHSETNEYTDLPSLVERTILLAKTIEALSLQK; from the coding sequence TTGATTGATTATATAAAAAAACATAAAGATGAAATGATATCATTGCTGGAGCAATTGGTGAATACAGACAGCAACTCTTATGATAAAGCCGGTGTCGACAAAATCAGCCGGCTGTTAAAAAGAAAATTCGAAGAGATCGGCATGCACGTGACGGTTCACCGGCAAGTCGAGCAAGGAGATCATCTTGAAATCAAAGCGGATCGTGACTGCGATCCGAAAATCCTGATTATTGCTCATATGGATACAGTTTTTCCTAAGGGGGAGGCAGCAAAGCGCCCATTTAAAATTATTGATGATAAAGCGTACGGTCCAGGGGTGAACGATGAAAAAGCCAGCCATGTACAAGTGCTTTACGCCATGAAAGCATTAAAAGCCAGCGGTTCCGAAGCCCTTAAAAATGTCCATATCATCTTCAACAGCGATGAAGAGATCGGGTCGCTCTCTTCCAAGGCATTGATCGAAGAAGCAGCTGCCGGCAAAGACTATTCTTTAGTCGTGGAATGCGGCCGCCCTCATGATGGTGTTGTGACCGAAAGAAAAGGCGTTGGCCGTTTTATGATGGATGTTCACGGCAAAAGCGCCCATTCCGGTGTGGAGCCCGAAATCGGCAGAAGCGCCATTGAAGAGCTGGCGCATAAAGTTATTCGGCTGCAGCAATTAAACGATTACAAGCAAGGCTTAACCGTTAATGTCGGTCTCATATCGGGCGGAACCTCTGTCAATACCGTCGCGCCGGAAGCCAGTGCGCAAATCGATGTTCGCGTCAAAGATAAAGAACAAGCACTGGATGTGACAAAGGAGATTAATGATATCGCCTCTGAAGAATCCATCTCGGGAACACGAACGGATATTAGCGGAAGCATCGGCCGGCCGCCAATGGAAAAGACGAAAAAAACAGATGAGCTCTTACAGATCATTCAAACGACCGGCAAAAAGCTCGGCTATCAAATTCAGGAAGTCAGTACAGGCGGTGGCTCAGATGCCGCTTATACGGCTTCGAAGGGCATCCCTACCATTGATGGAATGGGGCCGATCGGAGAGTATTCACACAGTGAAACGAATGAATACACAGATTTACCTTCGCTAGTTGAGCGCACGATTCTTCTGGCGAAAACCATTGAAGCATTATCTTTGCAAAAATAA
- a CDS encoding acyl-CoA thioesterase, which produces MLLSEKEIQVRYAETDAMQVVYHGQYVVWFELGRTQLIEDLGFNYADMEKEGFVSPVLDIQISYKKPFKYGDRAWVYTWIEEHTGVRTTYGYIIKNSRGEACVTGQSVHTVVKKDTFRPVSLKKIFPDWHQAYEENKK; this is translated from the coding sequence ATGTTACTATCAGAAAAAGAAATCCAGGTGCGCTATGCCGAAACGGATGCCATGCAAGTTGTGTATCACGGGCAGTACGTTGTGTGGTTTGAATTGGGCAGGACTCAATTGATTGAGGACTTAGGATTTAATTATGCTGATATGGAAAAGGAAGGGTTTGTGTCTCCGGTGTTGGATATCCAAATTTCTTATAAAAAGCCATTCAAATACGGAGACCGTGCTTGGGTATATACTTGGATTGAAGAGCATACAGGCGTAAGGACGACTTACGGATACATCATAAAAAATAGCCGCGGCGAAGCATGTGTAACAGGTCAAAGCGTCCATACGGTTGTAAAGAAGGATACGTTTCGTCCTGTTTCTCTTAAAAAAATTTTTCCTGATTGGCATCAGGCCTATGAGGAAAATAAAAAATAA
- the acnA gene encoding aconitate hydratase AcnA has translation MTKNDVFNARSNFELAGKRYNYYRLAALEEAGVAKVSRLPYSIRVLLESVLRQFDGYVIKKEHVENLANWGSADVKEAEVPFKPSRVILQDFTGVPVVVDLASLRKAMADMGGDPDVINPEIGVDLVIDHSVQVDTYGTPEALERNMDLEFERNAERYEFLNWAQKAFNNYRAVPPATGIVHQVNLEYLANVVHAVEADNGEFEAYPDTLVGTDSHTTMINGIGVLGWGVGGIEAEAGMLGQPSYFPIPEVVGVKLIGELPNGATATDLALKVTQVLREKGVVGKFVEFFGPGVSELPLADRATIANMAPEYGATCGFFPVDGETLDYMRLTGRDEDHIQVVEKYLKENQMFFTPDNEEPVYTDVVELNLAEIEPNLAGPKRPQDLIPLSNMKNAFHEAISAPEGNHGFGLQPEELDKHATVKFNDGDKVEMKTGAVAIAAITSCTNTSNPYVLLAAGLVAKKAVELGLKVPKYVKTSLAPGSKVVTGYLNDAGLMEYMEQLGFNLVGYGCTTCIGNSGPLKEEIEKAIADSDLLVTSVLSGNRNFEGRIHPLVKANYLASPPLVVAYALAGTVNIDFDKEPIGQDKDGKDVFLKDIWPETAEVKEYISRAVTPELFRKEYERVFDSNSRWNQIQTSNEALYNWNEDSTYIQNPPFFEGLSAEPEKIQALKGLRVVGKFGDSVTTDHISPAGAIGKDTPAGKYLRSKGVEPRDFNSYGSRRGNHEVMMRGTFANIRIRNQIAPGTEGGYTTYWPTDEVMPIYDACMKYQEDGTGLAVLAGKDYGMGSSRDWAAKGTSLLGVKTVIAESYERIHRSNLVMMGVLPLQFKLGENAKTLGLTGKEVIEVDLGDDIKPRQVVTVTAIDEEGNKKEFQALARFDSEVEVDYYRHGGILQMVLRGKLQEIKKA, from the coding sequence ATGACAAAGAATGATGTGTTTAATGCCCGTTCTAATTTTGAATTGGCTGGTAAGCGCTATAATTACTATCGTTTAGCAGCTTTGGAAGAAGCGGGTGTGGCGAAAGTTTCCCGCCTGCCATATTCTATTAGAGTTCTTTTAGAATCTGTACTTCGCCAGTTTGATGGCTATGTCATCAAAAAAGAGCATGTTGAAAATTTGGCGAACTGGGGTTCCGCAGACGTGAAAGAGGCTGAAGTGCCATTCAAGCCTTCCCGCGTTATTTTGCAGGACTTTACGGGAGTGCCGGTAGTGGTTGATTTGGCTTCCTTACGCAAGGCGATGGCAGATATGGGAGGCGATCCGGATGTGATTAACCCCGAAATCGGCGTGGATCTTGTCATTGACCACTCCGTTCAGGTGGATACATACGGCACTCCTGAGGCATTAGAGCGAAATATGGATCTCGAATTTGAGAGAAATGCTGAACGCTACGAATTTTTAAACTGGGCGCAAAAAGCATTTAATAACTACCGTGCGGTGCCGCCGGCTACTGGTATCGTTCACCAAGTGAACCTCGAGTATTTAGCGAATGTGGTTCATGCGGTTGAAGCGGATAACGGAGAGTTTGAAGCTTATCCGGATACGCTTGTCGGCACTGATTCCCATACGACTATGATCAACGGAATTGGCGTGCTTGGCTGGGGCGTAGGCGGAATTGAGGCTGAAGCAGGCATGCTTGGCCAACCTTCCTATTTCCCAATTCCTGAAGTTGTCGGTGTTAAATTAATTGGCGAACTTCCGAATGGTGCAACTGCAACCGATTTAGCGCTTAAAGTGACCCAAGTTCTTCGGGAAAAAGGAGTCGTCGGCAAATTTGTTGAGTTCTTTGGCCCGGGCGTTTCCGAGCTTCCGTTAGCGGACCGTGCGACCATCGCTAATATGGCTCCTGAATATGGCGCAACTTGCGGCTTCTTCCCGGTGGATGGAGAAACATTGGATTATATGCGCTTGACAGGCAGAGATGAAGACCATATTCAAGTGGTTGAAAAATATTTGAAAGAGAATCAGATGTTCTTTACACCTGACAACGAAGAACCTGTCTATACAGATGTTGTTGAGCTGAATCTAGCGGAGATTGAGCCGAATTTAGCCGGTCCAAAACGCCCGCAAGATTTAATTCCGCTCTCCAATATGAAAAATGCATTCCATGAAGCAATAAGTGCACCGGAAGGCAATCACGGCTTCGGCTTGCAGCCCGAAGAACTGGATAAACATGCAACCGTGAAATTTAACGACGGAGATAAAGTCGAGATGAAAACAGGTGCGGTAGCCATCGCGGCCATCACATCCTGTACAAATACATCCAATCCTTATGTGCTGTTGGCAGCAGGGCTAGTGGCGAAGAAAGCCGTCGAATTAGGATTGAAAGTGCCTAAATATGTGAAAACATCCTTAGCGCCGGGCTCTAAAGTCGTTACTGGCTATTTGAATGACGCCGGTTTAATGGAGTATATGGAGCAGCTTGGCTTCAACTTAGTAGGTTACGGCTGTACAACTTGTATCGGTAACTCCGGTCCGCTTAAAGAGGAGATTGAAAAAGCGATCGCTGATTCTGACCTTCTTGTTACATCTGTGCTTTCCGGTAACCGTAACTTCGAAGGACGAATTCATCCGCTTGTAAAAGCGAATTACTTAGCTTCTCCTCCTTTAGTTGTAGCTTATGCCTTAGCCGGAACGGTGAATATTGATTTTGATAAAGAGCCGATTGGGCAGGACAAAGACGGAAAGGATGTCTTCTTAAAAGACATTTGGCCGGAAACTGCCGAAGTGAAGGAATATATCAGTCGCGCGGTAACTCCTGAGCTATTCCGAAAAGAATATGAGCGTGTATTCGACAGCAACTCTCGCTGGAATCAAATCCAGACAAGCAATGAAGCGCTGTATAACTGGAATGAAGATTCCACTTATATTCAGAATCCGCCATTCTTTGAAGGTTTGTCGGCTGAACCAGAAAAAATTCAGGCACTTAAAGGCTTGCGTGTAGTCGGCAAATTTGGCGACTCGGTCACAACAGACCATATTTCTCCGGCTGGAGCCATCGGCAAAGATACACCGGCAGGAAAATACTTGCGCTCCAAAGGTGTGGAACCGCGAGATTTCAACTCTTACGGATCTCGCCGCGGAAATCATGAAGTGATGATGCGCGGCACATTTGCCAATATCCGCATCCGCAACCAAATCGCTCCTGGCACAGAGGGCGGCTATACGACTTACTGGCCTACAGATGAAGTCATGCCAATCTATGATGCATGCATGAAGTACCAAGAAGATGGCACAGGTTTGGCTGTGCTTGCAGGAAAAGATTACGGAATGGGTTCTTCACGTGACTGGGCAGCGAAAGGAACTAGCTTGCTCGGAGTGAAAACGGTTATCGCGGAAAGCTACGAGCGTATTCACCGTTCCAACCTAGTTATGATGGGAGTGCTTCCTCTTCAATTCAAACTGGGTGAAAATGCTAAAACACTTGGCTTGACAGGTAAAGAAGTCATCGAAGTTGACTTAGGCGATGACATCAAGCCGCGTCAAGTGGTGACGGTCACTGCGATTGATGAAGAAGGCAACAAGAAAGAGTTCCAAGCTCTTGCTCGCTTCGATTCAGAGGTAGAAGTGGATTATTATCGCCATGGCGGCATCCTGCAAATGGTGCTTCGCGGTAAACTGCAAGAAATTAAAAAAGCATAA
- the plsY gene encoding glycerol-3-phosphate 1-O-acyltransferase PlsY: MLNAMIIFISYLLGSIPSGLIIGKSFFGIDIREHGSGNLGATNSFRTLGVKAGIAVTAADILKGTAATLLPYWLDSGLNPLIAGMAAVIGHMFPVFAGFRGGKAVATSGGVLLALEPVMFAVLVLAFFITLYLTKYVSLSSIVVAITAVIYSIVLSQVALIIVVSILAFFVIYRHRANIIRIKNKTEPKITWM; encoded by the coding sequence ATGCTTAATGCAATGATTATTTTCATATCTTATTTGCTTGGTTCCATCCCATCAGGGTTAATAATCGGCAAAAGTTTTTTTGGCATTGACATCCGCGAGCATGGAAGCGGCAATTTGGGTGCCACCAACTCCTTTCGCACATTAGGTGTTAAAGCTGGCATAGCCGTAACGGCTGCTGATATTTTGAAAGGAACGGCAGCTACCCTGCTTCCTTATTGGCTCGATTCGGGCCTAAATCCGCTGATTGCTGGAATGGCCGCCGTAATCGGACATATGTTTCCTGTTTTTGCGGGTTTTAGAGGAGGGAAAGCCGTAGCCACCTCTGGAGGGGTGCTCCTCGCTTTAGAGCCGGTCATGTTTGCTGTGCTGGTTCTTGCCTTTTTTATTACGCTATATTTAACAAAGTATGTATCATTATCCTCTATTGTCGTGGCTATCACAGCGGTTATTTATTCCATCGTTTTATCGCAGGTAGCGCTAATTATCGTTGTCTCGATTCTTGCCTTTTTTGTGATTTATCGGCATAGGGCTAATATCATTCGCATCAAAAATAAAACGGAACCAAAAATCACCTGGATGTAA
- the ggt gene encoding gamma-glutamyltransferase, with protein MKIQDLLNKQKLHDPHPQRACSQQGMAVSATKEASAIGAKVLKSGGNAMDALAAMQFGLAVSEPFNTGLGSSGFILYYDAKTKETKVIQGHSQAPRHIQKDCFIDENENVIPFFERSTPGTAVAIPGILKAFHKGLELFGTLSWGEVIEPAVQLSKKGVEVNEMWQTGLTRFGNRLGEEAKSFFFPDGVPLTKGEIVVNHDLTAALELLQQKGVDVFYRGEIAEAIVEATKKLNGCLTAEDLEHYEAQVKTPLQASYKDVDIIVPRPPNGGGFALLYMLKLVEQLDISRYDVRSWEKYYLIAETLRIMTADKLAFMGDPAFYDIPVDGLLHPEYLQKRLKLYNFKHRNDKVAPGNPWVYDEAKKPSGLNAQPFEIGSETTHFIAADREGNIAACTSSLEHFFGSGIMVPGYGFLLNNDMTDFDPSLGGINSVEPNKFPVSMKTPTLVMKDGLPLLAIGSPGGPTIVASVLQTLIHVLDYQMDLKDAIEEPRIYNGTGPLIWWEEGIPDEAQATLEKMNYQFDEIALSMGNVQAILFDQEQKIMYGASDSSRPGVPAGAE; from the coding sequence ATGAAAATTCAAGATTTGCTTAATAAACAAAAATTACATGATCCGCATCCGCAGCGCGCTTGCAGTCAACAAGGGATGGCCGTAAGTGCAACAAAGGAAGCTTCAGCTATTGGAGCAAAGGTGCTCAAGTCTGGAGGAAATGCTATGGATGCATTAGCCGCTATGCAGTTTGGATTAGCGGTTTCTGAACCTTTTAATACCGGTCTCGGCTCCAGCGGTTTTATCCTTTATTATGATGCTAAAACGAAAGAAACAAAGGTCATACAGGGACATTCACAGGCGCCAAGACATATTCAAAAAGATTGTTTTATCGATGAGAATGAAAATGTCATTCCTTTCTTTGAACGTTCAACACCTGGCACAGCGGTCGCTATTCCCGGCATTCTAAAAGCGTTCCATAAAGGTTTAGAGCTTTTCGGAACCTTATCATGGGGGGAAGTAATAGAACCGGCCGTTCAGCTTTCCAAAAAAGGGGTGGAAGTAAATGAGATGTGGCAGACCGGGCTGACTCGCTTCGGTAATCGGCTTGGTGAAGAGGCGAAATCTTTTTTCTTTCCTGATGGCGTTCCACTCACGAAAGGCGAGATAGTGGTCAATCATGATCTGACCGCGGCACTTGAATTACTGCAGCAAAAAGGAGTCGATGTCTTTTACCGCGGAGAAATAGCTGAAGCGATCGTGGAAGCGACAAAAAAGCTGAATGGCTGCTTGACGGCAGAAGACTTAGAGCATTATGAAGCGCAAGTTAAAACGCCGCTGCAGGCATCGTATAAAGATGTCGACATCATCGTACCGCGCCCTCCTAACGGCGGAGGATTTGCTTTGCTTTACATGCTTAAACTAGTGGAGCAATTGGATATTAGCCGCTATGATGTCCGCTCATGGGAAAAATATTATTTAATCGCAGAAACTCTGCGGATTATGACAGCGGACAAGCTTGCTTTCATGGGGGATCCAGCCTTTTATGATATACCTGTAGACGGATTGCTTCACCCAGAATATTTGCAAAAACGCTTGAAACTGTATAATTTCAAGCATCGAAACGATAAGGTGGCGCCGGGAAATCCTTGGGTGTATGACGAGGCGAAAAAGCCGAGCGGTTTAAATGCCCAGCCATTTGAAATCGGCTCGGAAACCACTCATTTCATAGCTGCAGACCGGGAAGGCAATATCGCTGCCTGCACCTCTTCATTAGAACATTTCTTCGGTTCCGGTATTATGGTTCCTGGATACGGCTTTTTATTAAATAATGATATGACGGATTTCGATCCCTCTCTGGGCGGTATTAACAGCGTAGAGCCGAACAAATTTCCTGTGAGCATGAAAACTCCTACCCTCGTTATGAAAGATGGCTTGCCATTATTAGCGATCGGCTCTCCGGGAGGACCAACAATCGTTGCATCCGTCCTGCAAACGCTGATTCATGTGCTCGATTATCAGATGGATTTAAAAGATGCAATCGAAGAGCCCCGCATTTATAACGGGACCGGTCCTTTGATTTGGTGGGAAGAGGGGATTCCCGATGAAGCGCAAGCGACCCTTGAAAAAATGAATTATCAATTTGATGAGATTGCTCTTTCCATGGGAAATGTCCAGGCCATTTTGTTTGATCAAGAACAAAAAATCATGTACGGTGCAAGCGATTCTTCAAGACCTGGTGTTCCCGCAGGGGCTGAATAA
- a CDS encoding FbpB family small basic protein produces the protein MGKAKKKSFAELVRENKRELLQDPAAMRAIEERIEEKLEKKRLAQAK, from the coding sequence GTGGGAAAAGCGAAGAAAAAGTCTTTTGCTGAGTTGGTGAGGGAAAATAAACGTGAATTGCTTCAAGATCCAGCAGCGATGAGAGCGATTGAGGAAAGAATCGAAGAGAAGCTGGAGAAGAAACGTTTGGCTCAAGCAAAGTGA
- a CDS encoding FapA family protein has protein sequence MEKTVKTEGATVEEAVQIALRQLGVSKNQTDVEIIQPPSSGLLGIKRKKAVVRVSIREDQKQLKENAVQQPAEETKEAGKRALAQIKNGQFSYLTSGAGELTIVPHPKLEVYINDQKIEEETVISDTDKVGIQPVIEKKPAVSKITLAEDKMKAVWSFEPGEKVAYQPCDHRPDALLRLKVKEEKFYFNEWTPELIHADLAKLGVKFGIDEQLVQQAAELLTASELVLAKGKEPEEGQDGRVHFHVDYKIGLIPPQVDLLGNANFRETRSIPEVHAGQCIATVLPPEPGVDGMDVTGNIAAAKPVQEASVRLGKGVYREKENIYASETGRLHAEIRGRTVKIEVLSRLVHEGDVDLSSGNLRFQGDIEVQGSIQEKMKVEAEGDIDVKGQVSGAFLFANKSAVFEKNLFATVVHSGTAHLTANTLATEFTSLMEKLKAFSDSLDLLLPRLQAKTNGLQPEAINQAVQLLLQNKFSGLLTEIKAFVRKASHNQHALQKEWTDLANNLYRCFIMKSAENDVHKKMQQVIKEAAQLYEYYATPADDQVFISVPYAINSQITCSGDIMITGQGVYNSRLKAGGKIEIAGYIKGGEAEAGKEVNVNVAGSETGARTLIKVAEHGQILLHTVYPDTTIQVGRRKQTFYKKQGPVAASLDEEGMLQVRPMPSKQK, from the coding sequence ATGGAGAAAACAGTGAAAACAGAAGGCGCGACAGTAGAGGAAGCTGTTCAAATTGCCCTTAGACAATTAGGCGTTTCAAAAAATCAAACGGATGTCGAAATTATTCAGCCGCCATCTTCGGGTTTGCTGGGCATCAAACGCAAGAAAGCGGTAGTTAGGGTGTCCATTCGCGAAGATCAAAAACAGCTGAAGGAAAACGCGGTTCAGCAGCCTGCAGAAGAAACAAAGGAAGCGGGAAAAAGAGCGTTAGCCCAAATTAAAAACGGTCAATTTTCTTATTTAACTTCCGGAGCGGGAGAACTGACGATCGTCCCCCACCCGAAGCTTGAAGTGTACATAAATGATCAAAAGATTGAAGAGGAAACGGTTATTTCAGACACAGACAAAGTCGGGATTCAACCGGTTATTGAAAAGAAGCCGGCTGTCTCTAAGATTACATTAGCAGAAGATAAGATGAAGGCTGTATGGAGCTTTGAGCCTGGTGAAAAAGTTGCTTATCAGCCATGTGATCACCGGCCGGATGCACTGCTCCGGTTAAAAGTGAAAGAGGAAAAATTTTATTTTAATGAATGGACTCCCGAACTTATTCACGCGGATTTAGCAAAGCTTGGCGTGAAGTTTGGTATTGATGAGCAACTGGTCCAGCAAGCAGCGGAATTATTAACAGCTTCTGAGCTTGTATTAGCGAAGGGAAAGGAACCTGAAGAAGGGCAAGATGGCCGCGTGCATTTTCACGTTGATTACAAAATCGGACTCATCCCCCCGCAAGTGGACTTATTAGGCAATGCGAACTTTCGGGAAACGCGCAGCATTCCCGAGGTGCACGCAGGTCAGTGTATCGCAACTGTACTGCCGCCTGAACCCGGAGTTGACGGAATGGATGTTACAGGAAACATTGCAGCTGCTAAACCTGTTCAAGAAGCATCGGTGCGTCTTGGGAAGGGAGTCTACCGAGAAAAAGAAAATATATATGCTTCAGAAACGGGGAGGCTGCATGCGGAAATTCGCGGAAGAACGGTGAAAATCGAGGTTTTGAGCCGCTTAGTGCATGAGGGGGATGTCGATCTTTCTAGCGGAAATCTCCGCTTTCAAGGAGATATTGAAGTACAGGGAAGCATTCAGGAGAAAATGAAAGTAGAAGCAGAAGGAGACATTGATGTCAAAGGGCAAGTGTCGGGAGCTTTTTTATTTGCTAATAAATCTGCTGTTTTTGAAAAAAACTTATTTGCCACTGTCGTCCATTCGGGCACCGCTCATTTGACGGCTAATACACTTGCCACTGAATTTACATCTCTTATGGAAAAGCTGAAGGCATTCAGCGATTCATTAGATTTGCTGCTTCCGCGCCTGCAAGCCAAAACGAACGGGCTGCAGCCAGAAGCTATCAATCAAGCAGTTCAGTTGTTGCTGCAGAATAAATTTTCCGGACTCTTAACGGAAATCAAGGCATTTGTCAGAAAGGCATCGCATAATCAGCATGCGCTGCAAAAAGAATGGACGGATTTAGCAAATAATCTGTACCGCTGCTTTATTATGAAATCGGCAGAGAACGATGTGCATAAGAAGATGCAGCAAGTGATTAAAGAAGCGGCACAGTTATATGAATATTACGCAACACCGGCAGATGACCAAGTATTTATTAGCGTGCCGTATGCCATAAACAGCCAAATCACCTGCAGCGGCGATATTATGATTACGGGGCAAGGCGTCTATAATTCAAGGTTGAAGGCAGGGGGAAAGATTGAGATTGCCGGTTATATAAAAGGAGGCGAGGCAGAAGCCGGAAAGGAAGTAAATGTTAATGTCGCCGGATCAGAAACAGGGGCGCGCACATTAATCAAGGTGGCCGAGCACGGTCAAATTTTGCTGCATACGGTATATCCGGATACGACCATTCAAGTCGGACGCAGGAAGCAGACCTTTTATAAGAAACAAGGTCCGGTTGCAGCCAGTCTCGATGAGGAGGGGATGCTGCAAGTAAGACCCATGCCATCAAAGCAAAAGTGA
- a CDS encoding purine/pyrimidine permease encodes MKLLFSGMQWTAFMLASSLVAPIAIAELFGFSSADTAAFVQRTLFVLGISGLVQALFGHRLPINEGPAGLWWGVFAIYAGFAGTIYSSSAAALQSLQGGMIVSGIIFILLAAFGLLNRLVRLFTPTVTFVYLLLLILQLSGSFMKGMLGLPNEEGIVRPVTMLGSLLTLVFAFYFAAHRIQWIRQYSVMISLAFGWLLFILLGEAPAITASGGNWLQLPQIFVFGPPLFDSGTMVTAAFITLLLTANMIASIRVMEEVISHVTAKKQEGHYKGSGFAAGVNQAIGGIFSAIGSVPISGAAGFIAQTGNAAIRPFILGSLFVALLSICPPAVHVLASLPAPVGYAVTFVIFSKMAGFAFSELDKEKDQPRARLIAGIALLTGVGAMFVPASSLVELPVAATSILNNGLILGTIAAILVEQFIWLLHREKRNDHNTE; translated from the coding sequence ATGAAACTACTATTTAGCGGCATGCAATGGACCGCTTTTATGTTGGCCAGCTCGCTGGTAGCGCCCATTGCCATTGCAGAGCTATTTGGATTTTCCAGCGCAGATACCGCGGCGTTTGTACAGCGCACTTTATTTGTATTGGGCATCTCAGGGCTGGTGCAAGCGTTATTTGGACATCGTCTGCCAATCAATGAAGGGCCGGCTGGACTATGGTGGGGGGTTTTTGCCATTTACGCCGGTTTTGCTGGCACGATTTATTCGTCTTCTGCAGCGGCATTGCAGAGCTTGCAAGGGGGCATGATCGTTTCAGGAATTATCTTTATTTTGCTCGCCGCGTTCGGCTTGCTTAACCGGCTAGTTCGTTTATTTACACCTACAGTAACCTTCGTTTATTTATTGCTGCTGATCTTGCAATTGAGCGGCTCTTTCATGAAGGGAATGCTTGGGTTGCCGAATGAGGAAGGCATAGTTCGGCCGGTGACGATGCTCGGCAGCTTGCTGACGCTCGTGTTCGCTTTTTATTTTGCCGCTCACCGCATTCAGTGGATACGCCAATATTCTGTTATGATCTCTTTGGCGTTTGGCTGGCTGCTTTTTATACTTCTGGGCGAGGCTCCAGCCATCACAGCAAGCGGGGGGAATTGGCTGCAGCTCCCTCAGATTTTTGTGTTTGGGCCGCCTTTATTCGATTCAGGAACGATGGTAACAGCGGCTTTCATTACACTTTTATTAACGGCGAATATGATTGCATCTATCAGGGTAATGGAAGAAGTAATCAGTCATGTAACCGCTAAGAAGCAAGAGGGGCATTATAAAGGATCCGGGTTTGCAGCAGGAGTCAACCAAGCGATTGGCGGCATCTTTTCAGCCATCGGCTCCGTTCCTATCTCAGGAGCGGCCGGATTTATAGCGCAAACAGGAAATGCAGCCATTCGTCCGTTTATTCTCGGCTCGCTGTTTGTTGCTCTGTTAAGTATATGTCCGCCGGCAGTACATGTCCTTGCCTCCCTGCCTGCTCCTGTCGGGTATGCGGTGACTTTTGTCATTTTTTCCAAAATGGCCGGCTTCGCGTTTTCTGAGCTGGACAAGGAGAAAGATCAGCCAAGAGCCCGCTTAATCGCAGGGATCGCCTTGCTGACAGGGGTAGGGGCGATGTTCGTTCCGGCTTCATCGCTTGTAGAGTTGCCGGTGGCTGCAACTTCTATTTTAAACAATGGGCTCATTTTAGGAACGATTGCGGCCATTCTTGTGGAGCAGTTTATATGGCTACTTCACCGAGAGAAGAGAAACGATCATAATACTGAATAG